The Medicago truncatula cultivar Jemalong A17 chromosome 4, MtrunA17r5.0-ANR, whole genome shotgun sequence genome includes a region encoding these proteins:
- the LOC11418157 gene encoding putative disease resistance protein At4g11170 isoform X2, whose amino-acid sequence MAYLFSRASQIIYARQYIHSGSKALPYGIVARKSNFEMRPFWYSCTNHGAAEKAMSNNAPQPKYDVFVNFRGEDIRHGFLGHLAKAFSRKQINAFVDDKLKRGDDISNSLVEAIEGSFISLIIFSENYASSSWCLEELLKIIDCKEKYGQIVIPVFYGVDPTNVRHLKKSYGNAFAELEKRHSSLKVQIWRYALNKSANLSGIKSLDYRNDAELLEEIINLVMKRLSKHPINTKGLIGIGKPMAHLESLLRQESEKVRVIGIWGMGGIGKTTIAEEIFKQNCSEYEGCCFLAKVSEELGRHGITFLKEKLFSRLLAEDVKIDSPNGLSSYIERRIGRMKVLIVLDDVKEEGQIEMLFGTLDWLLSDSRIIVTTRDMQVLICNEVDHVYEVGVLDSSEALELFNLNAFKQRHLETVYFELSKKVIDYAKGIPLVLKVLAHMLRGKNKEVWESQLDKLKRLPVQKVHDVMRLSYDDLDRLEKKYFLDIACFFNGLNLKVDYMKLLLKDCESDNSVAVGLERLRDKALITISEDNIISMHDILQEMGREVVRQESSADPRKRSRLWDHDDICDVLENDKGTDVIRSISVDLSGRRKLMLSSHAFAKMTNLQFLDFRGEYEFGEDFLWNQKYDRDCLVLLPQGLQSFPTDLRYLSWMNYPLKSFPEKFSAKNLVILDLSDSLVEKLWCGVQDLVNLKEVRLSYSKFLKELPDFSKATNLKVLNMAHCHNLKSVHPSIFSLDKLVHLDLSLCFSLTTFASNSHLSSLHYLNLGSCKSLRTFSVTTYNLIELDLTNICINALPSSFGCQSRLEILVLRYSEIESIPSSIKNLTRLRKLDIRFCSKLLVLPELPSSVETLLVECRSLKTVLFPSTVSEQFKENKKRIEFWNCWNLDEHSLINIGLNLQMNLIKFTYQHLSTLEHDHVESYVDYKDNFDSYQAVYVYPGSSIPEWLEYKTTKDDMIVDLSPHYLSPLLGFVFCFVLAKDIHYCDRIELNITTNDAEGDDEKGGVNIYMDRTRLGIASDHVCMIYDQPFSHYLTSIANNKRRFKIKVTARTEINVYRMRPEVELKGLGISPINHSTYRNLIQQMGIV is encoded by the exons GGTGCAGCAGAAAAGGCAATGTCTAACAATGCTCCTCAACCAAAGTATGATGTTTTCGTAAACTTTAGGGGTGAGGACATCCGCCACGGCTTTCTTGGCCATTTGGCTAAGGCTTTTTCTCGAAAGCAAATAAATGcctttgttgatgacaaacttAAGAGGGGAGATGACATATCGAATTCACTTGTAGAAGCAATAGAAGGATCATTCATTTCATTgatcatattctcagaaaactATGCTTCTTCAAGTTGGTGTTTAGAagaacttttgaaaataattgattgCAAAGAGAAATATGGACAGATTGTAATACCTGTTTTCTATGGGGTAGATCCTACAAACGTACGACATCTAAAAAAGAGTTATGGAAATGCATTTGCTGAACTTGAAAAAAGGCATAGTTCGTTGAAGGTGCAGATATGGAGATATGCTTTGAACAAATCTGCTAACTTGTCAGGAATTAAGTCATTAGATTATCG GAATGACGCCGAACTACTTGAAGAAATCATCAATCTTGTGATGAAAAGGTTGAGCAAGCACCCTATTAACACAAAAGGACTTATTGGAATTGGCAAACCAATGGCTCATTTAGAATCGTTGTTACGTCAAGAGTCAGAAAAGGTTCGTGTTATTGGAATTTGGGGTATGGGAGGTATTGGCAAGACAACTATTGCCGAagaaatttttaaacaaaattgctCTGAATATGAAGGTTGTTGTTTTTTGGCAAAGGTAAGTGAAGAATTAGGAAGACATGGAAtaacatttttgaaagaaaaactttTTTCTAGACTATTAGCAGAAGATGTGAAAATCGATTCACCAAATGGGTTGTCTAGTTATATTGAGAGAAGGATTGGCCGTATGAAGGTCCTTATTGTTCTTGATGACGTTAAGGAAGAAGGTCAGATAGAGATGTTATTTGGAACACTTGATTGGCTTCTATCTGATAGTAGGATAATTGTCACAACTAGAGACATGCAAGTACTTATTTGTAATGAAGTTGATCATGTATATGAGGTTGGGGTATTGGATTCTAGTGAAGCACTTGAGCTTTTCAACTTGAATGCATTTAAACAACGTCATCTTGAAACGGTGTACTTTGAGCTATCAAAGAAGGTGATCGATTATGCCAAAGGAATTCCATTAGTTCTTAAAGTTTTGGCTCATATGCTTcgtggaaaaaataaagaagtaTGGGAAAGTCAGCTAGACAAACTTAAAAGACTGCCAGTTCAAAAAGTTCATGATGTAATGAGACTAAGTTATGATGATCTTGATCGTTTAgagaaaaagtattttttagatATTGCATGTTTCTTCAACGGGTTGAATTTGAAAGTGGATTACATGAAACTTTTATTGAAAGATTGTGAAAGCGATAATTCAGTGGCTGTTGGTTTAGAAAGGTTGAGAGATAAAGCTCTTATAACTATTTCTGAAGATAATATTATATCTATGCATGACATTCTACAAGAAATGGGTCGGGAGGTTGTTCGCCAAGAATCTAGTGCAGACCCTAGAAAACGCAGTCGATTATGGGATCATGATGACATTTGTGATGTATTGGAAAATGACAAG GGTACTGATGTTATTAGAAGCATAAGTGTAGACTTGTCAGGAAGAAGAAAGCTGATGTTAAGCTCTCATGCATTTGCTAAGATGACCAACCTGCAATTTTTGGATTTTCGTGGTGAATATGAATTCGGTGAAGACTTTTTATGGAATCAGAAATACGACCGAGACTGTTTGGTTCTTCTTCCTCAAGGGCTTCAATCTTTTCCAACTGATCTAAGATATCTTTCTTGGATGAATTACCCTCTAAAATCATTCCCAGAGAAGTTTTCTGCAAAGAATCTTGTTATATTGGACTTGTCAGATAGTCTAGTGGAAAAGCTTTGGTGTGGAGTGCAG GATCTAGTTAATTTAAAAGAGGTTAGACTCTCCTATTCGAAATTCCTGAAGGAGTTACCTGACTTTTCAAAAGCTACTAATCTTAAAGTATTGAATATGGCACATTGTCATAATTTGAAAAGCGTCCATCCATCTATTTTCTCTCTTGACAAGCTTGTGCATTTGGACCTAAGTCTTTGCTTTTCCCTTACAACATTTGCAAGCAATTCCCATTTAAGCTCCCTCCATTATCTCAACCTTGGATCTTGCAAGAGCCTAAGGACATTCTCAGTGacaacttataatttaattGAACTAGATCTAACTAACATTTGTATCAATGCACTGCCATCATCTTTTGGATGTCAAAGCAGGCTAGAAATACTGGTTTTAAGATACAGTGAAATTGAGAGCATACCTTCAAGCATCAAGAATCTTACAAGACTAAGAAAATTAGACATACGATTTTGCTCAAAGCTCCTGGTTCTACCCGAGCTTCCTTCATCAGTTGAAACTCTACTTGTTGAATGTAGATCACTGAAGACTGTATTGTTCCCTTCAACAGTTTCTGAACAATTCAAGGAAAACAAGAAAAGGATTGAGTTCTGGAATTGCTGGAACTTGGATGAACATTCTCTCATAAATATTGGGTTGAATCTGCAAATGAATTTGATAAAGTTTACATATCAACATTTATCGACACTGGAACATGATCACGTTGAAAGTTATGTTGATTACAAAGATAACTTTGATTCTTATCAAGCAGTGTATGTTTATCCTGGAAGTAGTATTCCAGAGTGGTTGGAGTACAAGACAACAAAGGATGACATGATTGTTGATCTCTCTCCACATTATCTCTCCCCTTTGCTGGGCTTTGTTTTTTGCTTTGTCCTTGCTAAGGACATCCATTATTGTGACCGAATTGAATTGAACATCACTACAAATGATGCTGAAGGTGACGATGAAAAGGGTGGCGTCAATATATACATGGATAGAACACGTCTCGGTATTGCATCAGATCATGTGTGCATGATATACGACCAACCATTTTCTCACTACCTAACTAGCATAGCAAACAATAAGAGAAGGTTTAAAATCAAGGTTACGGCAAGGACAGAAATCAATGTCTATAGAATGAGACCAGAGGTTGAATTAAAAGGGTTAGGAATCAGCCCCATAAACCACTCAACATATAGGAATCTCATTCAACAAATGGGAATTGTTTGA
- the LOC11418157 gene encoding putative disease resistance protein At4g11170 isoform X4 — MRPFWYSCTNHGAAEKAMSNNAPQPKYDVFVNFRGEDIRHGFLGHLAKAFSRKQINAFVDDKLKRGDDISNSLVEAIEGSFISLIIFSENYASSSWCLEELLKIIDCKEKYGQIVIPVFYGVDPTNVRHLKKSYGNAFAELEKRHSSLKVQIWRYALNKSANLSGIKSLDYRNDAELLEEIINLVMKRLSKHPINTKGLIGIGKPMAHLESLLRQESEKVRVIGIWGMGGIGKTTIAEEIFKQNCSEYEGCCFLAKVSEELGRHGITFLKEKLFSRLLAEDVKIDSPNGLSSYIERRIGRMKVLIVLDDVKEEGQIEMLFGTLDWLLSDSRIIVTTRDMQVLICNEVDHVYEVGVLDSSEALELFNLNAFKQRHLETVYFELSKKVIDYAKGIPLVLKVLAHMLRGKNKEVWESQLDKLKRLPVQKVHDVMRLSYDDLDRLEKKYFLDIACFFNGLNLKVDYMKLLLKDCESDNSVAVGLERLRDKALITISEDNIISMHDILQEMGREVVRQESSADPRKRSRLWDHDDICDVLENDKGTDVIRSISVDLSGRRKLMLSSHAFAKMTNLQFLDFRGEYEFGEDFLWNQKYDRDCLVLLPQGLQSFPTDLRYLSWMNYPLKSFPEKFSAKNLVILDLSDSLVEKLWCGVQDLVNLKEVRLSYSKFLKELPDFSKATNLKVLNMAHCHNLKSVHPSIFSLDKLVHLDLSLCFSLTTFASNSHLSSLHYLNLGSCKSLRTFSVTTYNLIELDLTNICINALPSSFGCQSRLEILVLRYSEIESIPSSIKNLTRLRKLDIRFCSKLLVLPELPSSVETLLVECRSLKTVLFPSTVSEQFKENKKRIEFWNCWNLDEHSLINIGLNLQMNLIKFTYQHLSTLEHDHVESYVDYKDNFDSYQAVYVYPGSSIPEWLEYKTTKDDMIVDLSPHYLSPLLGFVFCFVLAKDIHYCDRIELNITTNDAEGDDEKGGVNIYMDRTRLGIASDHVCMIYDQPFSHYLTSIANNKRRFKIKVTARTEINVYRMRPEVELKGLGISPINHSTYRNLIQQMGIV, encoded by the exons GGTGCAGCAGAAAAGGCAATGTCTAACAATGCTCCTCAACCAAAGTATGATGTTTTCGTAAACTTTAGGGGTGAGGACATCCGCCACGGCTTTCTTGGCCATTTGGCTAAGGCTTTTTCTCGAAAGCAAATAAATGcctttgttgatgacaaacttAAGAGGGGAGATGACATATCGAATTCACTTGTAGAAGCAATAGAAGGATCATTCATTTCATTgatcatattctcagaaaactATGCTTCTTCAAGTTGGTGTTTAGAagaacttttgaaaataattgattgCAAAGAGAAATATGGACAGATTGTAATACCTGTTTTCTATGGGGTAGATCCTACAAACGTACGACATCTAAAAAAGAGTTATGGAAATGCATTTGCTGAACTTGAAAAAAGGCATAGTTCGTTGAAGGTGCAGATATGGAGATATGCTTTGAACAAATCTGCTAACTTGTCAGGAATTAAGTCATTAGATTATCG GAATGACGCCGAACTACTTGAAGAAATCATCAATCTTGTGATGAAAAGGTTGAGCAAGCACCCTATTAACACAAAAGGACTTATTGGAATTGGCAAACCAATGGCTCATTTAGAATCGTTGTTACGTCAAGAGTCAGAAAAGGTTCGTGTTATTGGAATTTGGGGTATGGGAGGTATTGGCAAGACAACTATTGCCGAagaaatttttaaacaaaattgctCTGAATATGAAGGTTGTTGTTTTTTGGCAAAGGTAAGTGAAGAATTAGGAAGACATGGAAtaacatttttgaaagaaaaactttTTTCTAGACTATTAGCAGAAGATGTGAAAATCGATTCACCAAATGGGTTGTCTAGTTATATTGAGAGAAGGATTGGCCGTATGAAGGTCCTTATTGTTCTTGATGACGTTAAGGAAGAAGGTCAGATAGAGATGTTATTTGGAACACTTGATTGGCTTCTATCTGATAGTAGGATAATTGTCACAACTAGAGACATGCAAGTACTTATTTGTAATGAAGTTGATCATGTATATGAGGTTGGGGTATTGGATTCTAGTGAAGCACTTGAGCTTTTCAACTTGAATGCATTTAAACAACGTCATCTTGAAACGGTGTACTTTGAGCTATCAAAGAAGGTGATCGATTATGCCAAAGGAATTCCATTAGTTCTTAAAGTTTTGGCTCATATGCTTcgtggaaaaaataaagaagtaTGGGAAAGTCAGCTAGACAAACTTAAAAGACTGCCAGTTCAAAAAGTTCATGATGTAATGAGACTAAGTTATGATGATCTTGATCGTTTAgagaaaaagtattttttagatATTGCATGTTTCTTCAACGGGTTGAATTTGAAAGTGGATTACATGAAACTTTTATTGAAAGATTGTGAAAGCGATAATTCAGTGGCTGTTGGTTTAGAAAGGTTGAGAGATAAAGCTCTTATAACTATTTCTGAAGATAATATTATATCTATGCATGACATTCTACAAGAAATGGGTCGGGAGGTTGTTCGCCAAGAATCTAGTGCAGACCCTAGAAAACGCAGTCGATTATGGGATCATGATGACATTTGTGATGTATTGGAAAATGACAAG GGTACTGATGTTATTAGAAGCATAAGTGTAGACTTGTCAGGAAGAAGAAAGCTGATGTTAAGCTCTCATGCATTTGCTAAGATGACCAACCTGCAATTTTTGGATTTTCGTGGTGAATATGAATTCGGTGAAGACTTTTTATGGAATCAGAAATACGACCGAGACTGTTTGGTTCTTCTTCCTCAAGGGCTTCAATCTTTTCCAACTGATCTAAGATATCTTTCTTGGATGAATTACCCTCTAAAATCATTCCCAGAGAAGTTTTCTGCAAAGAATCTTGTTATATTGGACTTGTCAGATAGTCTAGTGGAAAAGCTTTGGTGTGGAGTGCAG GATCTAGTTAATTTAAAAGAGGTTAGACTCTCCTATTCGAAATTCCTGAAGGAGTTACCTGACTTTTCAAAAGCTACTAATCTTAAAGTATTGAATATGGCACATTGTCATAATTTGAAAAGCGTCCATCCATCTATTTTCTCTCTTGACAAGCTTGTGCATTTGGACCTAAGTCTTTGCTTTTCCCTTACAACATTTGCAAGCAATTCCCATTTAAGCTCCCTCCATTATCTCAACCTTGGATCTTGCAAGAGCCTAAGGACATTCTCAGTGacaacttataatttaattGAACTAGATCTAACTAACATTTGTATCAATGCACTGCCATCATCTTTTGGATGTCAAAGCAGGCTAGAAATACTGGTTTTAAGATACAGTGAAATTGAGAGCATACCTTCAAGCATCAAGAATCTTACAAGACTAAGAAAATTAGACATACGATTTTGCTCAAAGCTCCTGGTTCTACCCGAGCTTCCTTCATCAGTTGAAACTCTACTTGTTGAATGTAGATCACTGAAGACTGTATTGTTCCCTTCAACAGTTTCTGAACAATTCAAGGAAAACAAGAAAAGGATTGAGTTCTGGAATTGCTGGAACTTGGATGAACATTCTCTCATAAATATTGGGTTGAATCTGCAAATGAATTTGATAAAGTTTACATATCAACATTTATCGACACTGGAACATGATCACGTTGAAAGTTATGTTGATTACAAAGATAACTTTGATTCTTATCAAGCAGTGTATGTTTATCCTGGAAGTAGTATTCCAGAGTGGTTGGAGTACAAGACAACAAAGGATGACATGATTGTTGATCTCTCTCCACATTATCTCTCCCCTTTGCTGGGCTTTGTTTTTTGCTTTGTCCTTGCTAAGGACATCCATTATTGTGACCGAATTGAATTGAACATCACTACAAATGATGCTGAAGGTGACGATGAAAAGGGTGGCGTCAATATATACATGGATAGAACACGTCTCGGTATTGCATCAGATCATGTGTGCATGATATACGACCAACCATTTTCTCACTACCTAACTAGCATAGCAAACAATAAGAGAAGGTTTAAAATCAAGGTTACGGCAAGGACAGAAATCAATGTCTATAGAATGAGACCAGAGGTTGAATTAAAAGGGTTAGGAATCAGCCCCATAAACCACTCAACATATAGGAATCTCATTCAACAAATGGGAATTGTTTGA
- the LOC11418157 gene encoding putative disease resistance protein At4g11170 isoform X3, which produces MRPFWYSCTNHVCEGAAEKAMSNNAPQPKYDVFVNFRGEDIRHGFLGHLAKAFSRKQINAFVDDKLKRGDDISNSLVEAIEGSFISLIIFSENYASSSWCLEELLKIIDCKEKYGQIVIPVFYGVDPTNVRHLKKSYGNAFAELEKRHSSLKVQIWRYALNKSANLSGIKSLDYRNDAELLEEIINLVMKRLSKHPINTKGLIGIGKPMAHLESLLRQESEKVRVIGIWGMGGIGKTTIAEEIFKQNCSEYEGCCFLAKVSEELGRHGITFLKEKLFSRLLAEDVKIDSPNGLSSYIERRIGRMKVLIVLDDVKEEGQIEMLFGTLDWLLSDSRIIVTTRDMQVLICNEVDHVYEVGVLDSSEALELFNLNAFKQRHLETVYFELSKKVIDYAKGIPLVLKVLAHMLRGKNKEVWESQLDKLKRLPVQKVHDVMRLSYDDLDRLEKKYFLDIACFFNGLNLKVDYMKLLLKDCESDNSVAVGLERLRDKALITISEDNIISMHDILQEMGREVVRQESSADPRKRSRLWDHDDICDVLENDKGTDVIRSISVDLSGRRKLMLSSHAFAKMTNLQFLDFRGEYEFGEDFLWNQKYDRDCLVLLPQGLQSFPTDLRYLSWMNYPLKSFPEKFSAKNLVILDLSDSLVEKLWCGVQDLVNLKEVRLSYSKFLKELPDFSKATNLKVLNMAHCHNLKSVHPSIFSLDKLVHLDLSLCFSLTTFASNSHLSSLHYLNLGSCKSLRTFSVTTYNLIELDLTNICINALPSSFGCQSRLEILVLRYSEIESIPSSIKNLTRLRKLDIRFCSKLLVLPELPSSVETLLVECRSLKTVLFPSTVSEQFKENKKRIEFWNCWNLDEHSLINIGLNLQMNLIKFTYQHLSTLEHDHVESYVDYKDNFDSYQAVYVYPGSSIPEWLEYKTTKDDMIVDLSPHYLSPLLGFVFCFVLAKDIHYCDRIELNITTNDAEGDDEKGGVNIYMDRTRLGIASDHVCMIYDQPFSHYLTSIANNKRRFKIKVTARTEINVYRMRPEVELKGLGISPINHSTYRNLIQQMGIV; this is translated from the exons GGTGCAGCAGAAAAGGCAATGTCTAACAATGCTCCTCAACCAAAGTATGATGTTTTCGTAAACTTTAGGGGTGAGGACATCCGCCACGGCTTTCTTGGCCATTTGGCTAAGGCTTTTTCTCGAAAGCAAATAAATGcctttgttgatgacaaacttAAGAGGGGAGATGACATATCGAATTCACTTGTAGAAGCAATAGAAGGATCATTCATTTCATTgatcatattctcagaaaactATGCTTCTTCAAGTTGGTGTTTAGAagaacttttgaaaataattgattgCAAAGAGAAATATGGACAGATTGTAATACCTGTTTTCTATGGGGTAGATCCTACAAACGTACGACATCTAAAAAAGAGTTATGGAAATGCATTTGCTGAACTTGAAAAAAGGCATAGTTCGTTGAAGGTGCAGATATGGAGATATGCTTTGAACAAATCTGCTAACTTGTCAGGAATTAAGTCATTAGATTATCG GAATGACGCCGAACTACTTGAAGAAATCATCAATCTTGTGATGAAAAGGTTGAGCAAGCACCCTATTAACACAAAAGGACTTATTGGAATTGGCAAACCAATGGCTCATTTAGAATCGTTGTTACGTCAAGAGTCAGAAAAGGTTCGTGTTATTGGAATTTGGGGTATGGGAGGTATTGGCAAGACAACTATTGCCGAagaaatttttaaacaaaattgctCTGAATATGAAGGTTGTTGTTTTTTGGCAAAGGTAAGTGAAGAATTAGGAAGACATGGAAtaacatttttgaaagaaaaactttTTTCTAGACTATTAGCAGAAGATGTGAAAATCGATTCACCAAATGGGTTGTCTAGTTATATTGAGAGAAGGATTGGCCGTATGAAGGTCCTTATTGTTCTTGATGACGTTAAGGAAGAAGGTCAGATAGAGATGTTATTTGGAACACTTGATTGGCTTCTATCTGATAGTAGGATAATTGTCACAACTAGAGACATGCAAGTACTTATTTGTAATGAAGTTGATCATGTATATGAGGTTGGGGTATTGGATTCTAGTGAAGCACTTGAGCTTTTCAACTTGAATGCATTTAAACAACGTCATCTTGAAACGGTGTACTTTGAGCTATCAAAGAAGGTGATCGATTATGCCAAAGGAATTCCATTAGTTCTTAAAGTTTTGGCTCATATGCTTcgtggaaaaaataaagaagtaTGGGAAAGTCAGCTAGACAAACTTAAAAGACTGCCAGTTCAAAAAGTTCATGATGTAATGAGACTAAGTTATGATGATCTTGATCGTTTAgagaaaaagtattttttagatATTGCATGTTTCTTCAACGGGTTGAATTTGAAAGTGGATTACATGAAACTTTTATTGAAAGATTGTGAAAGCGATAATTCAGTGGCTGTTGGTTTAGAAAGGTTGAGAGATAAAGCTCTTATAACTATTTCTGAAGATAATATTATATCTATGCATGACATTCTACAAGAAATGGGTCGGGAGGTTGTTCGCCAAGAATCTAGTGCAGACCCTAGAAAACGCAGTCGATTATGGGATCATGATGACATTTGTGATGTATTGGAAAATGACAAG GGTACTGATGTTATTAGAAGCATAAGTGTAGACTTGTCAGGAAGAAGAAAGCTGATGTTAAGCTCTCATGCATTTGCTAAGATGACCAACCTGCAATTTTTGGATTTTCGTGGTGAATATGAATTCGGTGAAGACTTTTTATGGAATCAGAAATACGACCGAGACTGTTTGGTTCTTCTTCCTCAAGGGCTTCAATCTTTTCCAACTGATCTAAGATATCTTTCTTGGATGAATTACCCTCTAAAATCATTCCCAGAGAAGTTTTCTGCAAAGAATCTTGTTATATTGGACTTGTCAGATAGTCTAGTGGAAAAGCTTTGGTGTGGAGTGCAG GATCTAGTTAATTTAAAAGAGGTTAGACTCTCCTATTCGAAATTCCTGAAGGAGTTACCTGACTTTTCAAAAGCTACTAATCTTAAAGTATTGAATATGGCACATTGTCATAATTTGAAAAGCGTCCATCCATCTATTTTCTCTCTTGACAAGCTTGTGCATTTGGACCTAAGTCTTTGCTTTTCCCTTACAACATTTGCAAGCAATTCCCATTTAAGCTCCCTCCATTATCTCAACCTTGGATCTTGCAAGAGCCTAAGGACATTCTCAGTGacaacttataatttaattGAACTAGATCTAACTAACATTTGTATCAATGCACTGCCATCATCTTTTGGATGTCAAAGCAGGCTAGAAATACTGGTTTTAAGATACAGTGAAATTGAGAGCATACCTTCAAGCATCAAGAATCTTACAAGACTAAGAAAATTAGACATACGATTTTGCTCAAAGCTCCTGGTTCTACCCGAGCTTCCTTCATCAGTTGAAACTCTACTTGTTGAATGTAGATCACTGAAGACTGTATTGTTCCCTTCAACAGTTTCTGAACAATTCAAGGAAAACAAGAAAAGGATTGAGTTCTGGAATTGCTGGAACTTGGATGAACATTCTCTCATAAATATTGGGTTGAATCTGCAAATGAATTTGATAAAGTTTACATATCAACATTTATCGACACTGGAACATGATCACGTTGAAAGTTATGTTGATTACAAAGATAACTTTGATTCTTATCAAGCAGTGTATGTTTATCCTGGAAGTAGTATTCCAGAGTGGTTGGAGTACAAGACAACAAAGGATGACATGATTGTTGATCTCTCTCCACATTATCTCTCCCCTTTGCTGGGCTTTGTTTTTTGCTTTGTCCTTGCTAAGGACATCCATTATTGTGACCGAATTGAATTGAACATCACTACAAATGATGCTGAAGGTGACGATGAAAAGGGTGGCGTCAATATATACATGGATAGAACACGTCTCGGTATTGCATCAGATCATGTGTGCATGATATACGACCAACCATTTTCTCACTACCTAACTAGCATAGCAAACAATAAGAGAAGGTTTAAAATCAAGGTTACGGCAAGGACAGAAATCAATGTCTATAGAATGAGACCAGAGGTTGAATTAAAAGGGTTAGGAATCAGCCCCATAAACCACTCAACATATAGGAATCTCATTCAACAAATGGGAATTGTTTGA